From Ficedula albicollis isolate OC2 chromosome 5, FicAlb1.5, whole genome shotgun sequence, one genomic window encodes:
- the C5H14orf180 gene encoding nutritionally-regulated adipose and cardiac enriched protein homolog isoform X2 → MWEASCCHPEYMSQICPASLSDPSAKELRTDDSSYPPSILRKRPPVDQAVGEKRRAERRVRFREPEEVIEHVISCCDYVVADDRTSSGLPVLLWLSFCAVLILAVSLYYTSMKQDVKVLEEFQSRLVIFFLHIRHVAQRCWTWFMRQ, encoded by the exons ATGTGGGAGGCTTCATGTTGCCATCCAGAGTACATGTCCCAAATATGTCCAGCCTCACTTTCTGACCCTAGTGCCAAAGAGCTGCGG ACAGATGACAGTAGCTATCCTCCTTCCATACTGAGAAAAAGGCCACCTGTGGACCAAGCTGTGGGGGAAAAGcggagagcagagagaagggtTCGATTTCGTGAGCCAGAAGAAGTCATTGAACATG tcatttcctgctgtgactACGTAGTGG CAGATGACAGGACATCATCTGGATtgcctgtgctcctgtggcTCTCATTCTGTGCAGTGCTGATCCTTGCTGTGAGTCTCTACTACACCAGCATGAAGCAAGATGTCAAAGTCCTGGAGGAATTTCAATCCCGACTTGTCATCTTCTTTCTTCATATAAGACACGTTGCTCAGAGGTGCTGGACTTGGTTTATGAGGCAGTAG